One window from the genome of Pyrus communis chromosome 16, drPyrComm1.1, whole genome shotgun sequence encodes:
- the LOC137720049 gene encoding endoribonuclease Dicer homolog 1, with the protein MEEARVSGDTGNGAPSEEAVRPSYWLDACEDIPCDVIGDFVEFCEPPVCGPPLVAAVANGNGCNQEGDGLVGDFFGGIDHILDSIKSGAGLPGTTGPNSDVNANGGTGIAVVEGCDKIEPPVVVNRENADDSVGPNVRSGGRSLEADNGESKGDRNGYQRFEKRRGNGVVRERDMDGEERFSKRVALDNGRNARYGSGRGQYNMRDKSFGRKRPRDSEDIDRTDRDRDRDRIRRRENYGTYNRREVGRDREAKGYWERDKLGTNELVFRLGTYEPDHNKECRIADMKNQQFNGKAEKKPEEVKEKIPEEQARKYQLDVLEQAKKRNTIAFLETGAGKTLIAVLLMQSVCSDMQQKQNKKMLAVFLVPKVPLVYQQAEVIRERTGFQVGHYCGEMGQDFWDTRRWQHEFDTKQVLVMTAQILLNILRHSIIKMEAINLLILDECHHAVKKHPYSLVMSEFYHTTPKEKRPSVFGMTASPVNLKGVSSQIDCAIKIRNLESKLDSIVCTIKDRKELEKHVPMPSETVVQYDKGASLWSLHEQLKKMEMEVEEAAKFSSRKSKWQFMGARDAGAKEELRQVYGVSERTESDGAVNLIQKLRAINYALGELGQWCAYKVAQSFLTALQNDERANYQLDVKFQESYLSKVVNLLQCQLSEGAVSDKETKVADSENGISCDGNDPDEMEEGELPDSHVVSGGEHVDVIMGAAVADGKVTPKVQSLVKVLLKYQHTEDFRAIIFVERVVSALVLPKVFAELPSLGFIECASLIGHNNSQEMRSCQMQDTIAKFKDGRVTLLVATSVAEEGLDIRQCNVVIRFDLAKTVLAYIQSRGRARKPGSDYILMVERGNLAHEAFLRNARNSEETLRKEAIERTDLSHLKDSDRLISVDTTPGTVYQVESTGAVVSLNSAVGLIHFYCSQLPSDRYSILRPEFVMVRHEKQGGHTEYSCKLQLPCNAQFETLEGPVSSSMHLAQQAVCLAACKKLHEMGAFTDMLLPDKGSGEEKEQVDQNDDGDPLPGTARHREFYPEGVANILKGEWILSGRDLGRDSELIHVYMYGVKCVNSGSSKDPFLNQVSDFAVLVGNELDAEVLSMSMDLFIARTMTTKASLVFRGSIYITESQLASLKSFHVRLMSIVLDVDVKPSTTPWDPAKAYLFVPVVSDKCVDPMKEIDWDLVENINGAEAWNNPLQRARPDVSLGTSERTLGGDRREYGFAKLRHGMAFGQKSHPTYGIRGAVAQFDVVKASGLMPDRDALEIRKLVDLPKDKLFMADPTCVSVEGLVGRIVTAAHSGKRFYVDSICYDMTAENSFPRKEGYLGPVEYSSYADYYKQKYGVELVYKQQPLIRGRGVSYCKNLLSPRFEHTEEQDGESEETLDKTYYVFLPPELCLVHPLPGSLVRGAQRLPSIMRRVESMLLAVELKDMINYSVPASKILEALTAASCQETFCYERAELLGDAYLKWVVSRFLFLKYPQKHEGQLTRMRQQMVSNMVLYQYALKKGLQSYIQSDRFSPSRWAAPGVLPVFDEYTNDGESSLFDEEENPVGQMDRPGDIYEDDELEDGELEGDSSSYRVLSSKTLADVVEALIGVYYVEGGKNAANHLMKWIGIEIELDPNGLECIPKPSSVPESVLRSVNFDALEGALNFKFSDRGFLVEAISHASRPSAGVSCYQRLEFVGDAVLDHLITRHLFFTYTNLPPGRLTDLRAAAVNNENFARVAVKHNLHVHLRHGSTALEKQIHDFVKEVGNELSKPGFNSFGLGDCKAPKVLGDIFESIAGAVFLDSGRDTGAVWKVFQPLLQPMVTPETLPMHPVRELQERCQQLAEGLEYKATRSGNVATVEVFIDGIQMAIAQNPQKKMAQKLAARNALAVLKDKETAEAKEKEENGKKKKNGSQTFTRQTLNDICLRKNWPMPFYRCVNEGGPAHAKKFTFAVRVNTSDRGWTDECVGEPMPSVKKAKDSAAVLLLELLNKLYS; encoded by the exons ATGGAGGAGGCTAGGGTTTCTGGGGACACTGGGAATGGTGCTCCCAGTGAGGAGGCGGTTCGGCCTTCGTACTGGCTGGATGCTTGTGAGGACATACCGTGTGATGTGATTGGTGATTTCGTGGAGTTCTGTGAACCTCCAGTTTGTGGTCCTCCTCTGGTGGCGGCGGTGGCCAATGGCAATGGCTGCAACCAGGAGGGGGATGGGTTGGTTGGCGATTTTTTCGGGGGAATTGATCACATTCTTGACAGTATCAAGAGCGGTGCTGGCCTCCCTGGTACGACTGGTCCGAATTCAGATGTGAATGCCAATGGTGGTACTGGCATTGCTGTTGTTGAGGGTTGCGATAAGATTGAGCCGCCGGTGGTTGTGAATAGGGAGAATGCTGATGACTCGGTTGGACCCAATGTTCGGAGTGGAGGGAGGAGTTTGGAGGCTGATAATGGAGAGAGTAAGGGTGATCGGAATGGTTATCAAAGGTTTGAAAAGAGGAGGGGTAATGGGGTTGTGAGGGAGAGAGATATGGATGGTGAAGAGAGGTTCTCCAAGAGGGTTGCTTTGGATAACGGAAGGAATGCGAGGTATGGTTCAGGCAGAGGGCAATATAACATGAGGGACAAGAGTTTTGGTAGGAAGAGGCCTCGTGATTCCGAGGATATTGATCGGACGgatagagatagagatagagatCGGATTAGGAGAAGAGAGAATTATGGTACTTACAATAGGAGGGAGGTTGGTAGAGATAGGGAGGCAAAGGGTTATTGGGAGAGGGATAAGTTGGGAACGAATGAGCTTGTTTTTCGATTAGGGACTTACGAACCTGATCATAACAAAGAGTGTAGGATAGCTGATATGAAAAACCAGCAGTTCAATGGGAAGGCTGAGAAGAAACCGGAAGAGGTTAAAGAAAAAATTCCTGAGGAACAAGCTAGGAAGTATCAATTGGATGTGCTCGAACAAGCAAAGAAGAGAAATACAATAGCTTTTCTTGAAACAGGTGCCGGAAAGACACTCATTGCTGTGCTTCTCATGCAAAGTGTTTGCAGTGATATGCAGCAAAAGCAGAACAAAAAGATGCTCGCTGTATTTCTCGTTCCTAAAGTTCCCCTTGTTTATCAG CAAGCTGAAGTTATTCGTGAGCGAACTGGTTTCCAAGTGGGTCATTATTGTGGTGAGATGGGCCAAGATTTCTGGGACACCCGAAGATGGCAGCATGAATTCGACACGAAACAG GTTCTGGTAATGACAGCTCAAATTCTGTTGAACATTCTGAGGCACAGCATTATAAAAATGGAAGCAATCAATCTCTTGATTCTGGACGAGTGTCATCACGCTGTGAAGAAACATCCATATTCTTTGGTGATGTCTGAGTTCTATCATACAACCCCAAAGGAGAAGAGACCATCTGTATTTGGGATGACTGCTTCTCCTGTTAATTTAAAAG GTGTTTCCAGCCAAATAGATTGTGCAATAAAGATTCGTAATCTTGAAAGTAAACTAGATTCCATTGTTTGTACCATAAAGGACCGTAAGGAGCTTGAAAAGCATGTTCCGATGCCTTCCGAAACAGTGGTGCAGTATGATAAAGGAGCTAGCTTATGGTCCCTTCATGAGCAGCTAAAAAAGATGGAAATGGAAGTTGAAGAGGCTGCAAAGTTCAGCTCTAGAAAAAGTAAATGGCAGTTTATGGGAGCCAGAGATGCTGGGGCCAAGGAAGAGCTGCGCCAAGTGTATGGTGTTTCCGAAAGAACAGAAAGTGATGGGGCTGTTAACCTAATTCAAAAGTTGAGGGCTATTAATTATGCGCTCGGTGAACTGGGTCAGTGGTGTGCTTACAAG GTTGCACAATCTTTCTTGACAGCTTTACAAAATGACGAGAGGGCAAACTACCAGCTTGATGTCAAGTTTCAGGAATCCTACCTGAGCAAAGTTGTAAATCTCTTACAATGTCAGCTATCAGAGGGAGCTGTTTCAGACAAGGAAACAAAAGTAGCAGATTCAGAAAATGGCATTTCTTGTGATGGAAATGACCCTGATGAGATGGAGGAAGGAGAGCTACCTGATAGTCATG TTGTCTCTGGCGGGGAGCATGTAGATGTGATAATGGGAGCTGCTGTAGCTGATGGGAAGGTGACTCCAAAAGTGCAGTCACTGGTGAAAGTACTTCTCAAGTATCAGCATACAGAAGATTTTCGTGCAATCATCTTTGTCGAGCGAGTTGTGTCTGCTTTAGTTCTTCCCAAG GTCTTCGCAGAACTTCCTTCTTTAGGTTTTATAGAGTGTGCCAGCCTTATCGGCCACAACAATAGTCAGGAAATGAGAAGTTGCCAAATGCAGGACACTATTGCCAAATTCAAGGATGGCCGT GTGACACTGTTAGTTGCGACTAGTGTTGCCGAGGAAGGACTTGATATCCGGCAGTGCAATGTCGTTATTCGGTTTGACCTTGCAAAAACTGTTTTGGCTTACATTCAGTCCAGGGGTCGTGCTAGAAAACCCGGGTCTGATTACATCTTAATGGTGGAGAG AGGAAATCTGGCGCATGAAGCATTCTTAAGGAATGCCAGGAATAGTGAGGAGACTTTACGGAAGGAAGCAATAGAGAGAACTGACCTGAGTCATCTGAAGGATAGTGATAGGTTAATTTCAGTGGATACAACGCCAGGGACAGTGTACCAGGTGGAGTCAACTGGTGCTGTTGTGAGCTTAAACTCTGCTGTTGGACTCATCCATTTCTACTGCTCTCAGCTTCCCAGCGACAG GTACTCAATTCTTCGTCCTGAGTTTGTTATGGTGAGGCATGAGAAGCAAGGAGGTCACACTGAATATTCATGCAAACTTCAACTCCCTTGTAACGCACAATTTGAGACACTTGAGGGTCCCGTGTCCAGTTCTATGCACCTTGCACAGCAG GCTGTTTGCTTGGCTGCTTGCAAGAAACTCCATGAGATGGGAGCCTTTACCGACATGCTCTTGCCAGACAAGGGAAGcggagaagaaaaagaacaggTTGACCAGAATGATGATGGAGATCCACTTCCTGGAACTGCTAGGCACAGGGAGTTCTATCCCGAAGGTGTAGCTAATATTCTCAAG GGAGAATGGATCTTATCCGGAAGAGATTTGGGCCGTGACTCGGAATTGATTCATGTTTACATGTATGGCGTGAAATGTGTAAACTCTGGCTCTTCAAAAGATCCTTTCTTGAATCAAGTTTCAGATTTCGCAGTTCTAGTAGGAAATGAACTGGATGCAGAG GTGTTATCGATGTCGATGGATCTATTTATCGCTCGAACCATGACTACAAAGGCATCCCTTGTCTTCAGGGGTTCAATATATATCACTGAAAGTCAG TTGGCGTCCCTTAAAAGTTTTCATGTAAGATTGATGAGTATTGTACTGGACGTGGATGTCAAACCTTCCACTACTCCTTGGGATCCTGCAAAGGCTTATTTATTTGTCCCTGTGGTTAGCGATAAGTGTGTGGATCCTATGAAAGAAATAGATTGGGATCTGGTTGAAAATATAAATGGTGCAGAGGCTTGGAATAATCCCCTTCAAAGAGCTCGACCTGATGTTTCCCTTGGCACAAGTGAGCGTACGCTAGGTGGAGACAGAAGGGAGTATGGTTTCGCGAAATTGCGTCATGGCATGGCTTTTGGACAAAAATCCCATCCAACCTATGGTATCAGAGGAGCTGTGGCACAGTTTGATGTTGTTAAAGCTTCCGGATTGATGCCTGATCGGGATGCCCTAGAGATTAGAAAGCTGGTAGATTTGCCCAAAGACAAGTTATTTATGGCTGATCCTACATGTGTCAGTGTCGAAGGCTTGGTCGGGAGGATTGTGACAGCTGCTCACTCAGGGAAGAGGTTTTATGTGGATTCAATATGCTATGATATGACGGCAGAAAACTCTTTCCCCCGGAAAGAAGGCTACCTTGGCCCTGTGGAGTACAGCTCATATGCTGATTATTACAAGCAAAA GTATGGAGTTGAGTTGGTCTATAAGCAACAACCTTTAATAAGAGGACGCGGTGTCTCGTATTGCAAGAATCTCCTGTCTCCGCGATTTGAACATACGGAAG AACAAGATGGTGAATCTGAAGAAACTCTTGACAAAACGTACTATGTTTTCCTCCCTCCCGAGCTTTGTTTAGTACACCCATTGCCCGGATCACTTGTCCGTGGTGCCCAGAGACTACCCTCAATAATGAGAAGGGTTGAAAGCATGCTGCTTGCAGTCGAACTTAAAGATATGATAAACTATTCTGTCCCTGCTTCAAAG ATCCTGGAAGCCCTGACAGCCGCTTCATGCCAGGAGACATTTTGCTACGAAAGAGCAGAACTTCTGGGTGAtgcttacctgaaatgggttgTTAGTCGATTTCTCTTTCTTAAATACCCTCAGAAACACGAGGGTCAGCTTACTAGGATGAGGCAACAAATGGTTAGCAACATGGTTTTATACCAGTATGCATTGAAAAAAGGACTTCAGTCATATATCCAATCAGATCGCTTTTCTCCATCTCGGTGGGCTGCTCCTGGGGTGTTACCTGTCTTTGATGAGTATACAAACGATGGAGAATCATCCTTGTTTGACGAGGAGGAAAACCCTGTAGGGCAAATGGATCGTCCTGGTGATATATATGAGGATGATGAGCTGGAGGATGGGGAGCTTGAAGGTGACTCGAGTTCTTATAGAGTCCTTTCTAGCAAGACACTTGCAGATGTTGTCGAAGCACTTATTGGAGTTTATTATGTTGAAGGTGGGAAAAATGCTGCTAACCATCTCATGAAGTGGATTGGAATTGAGATAGAGCTTGACCCCAATGGGCTAGAGTGCATACCGAAGCCATCTAGCGTTCCAGAGAGTGTACTTAGGAGTGTCAACTTTGATGCCTTAGAAGGTGCtctgaattttaaatttagtgaTAGGGGCTTTTTGGTAGAAGCCATTAGTCATGCTTCTCGACCATCTGCTGGAGTATCCTGCTATCAGCGGCTGGAGTTTGTTGGTGATGCCGTCTTAGATCATCTCATTACCAGGCACTTGTTCTTCACGTACACAAATCTACCTCCAGGCAGGTTGACTGATCTGCGAGCTGCTGCTGTTAACAATGAAAACTTTGCACGTGTTGCTGTGAAACATAATCTCCATGTGCACCTTAGGCATGGGTCGACTGCCCTTGAAAAACAG ATTCATGACTTTGTGAAGGAAGTCGGAAATGAATTATCAAAGCCAGGGTTCAACTCCTTTGGTTTGGGAGATTGCAAAGCTCCAAAGGTTCTGGGTGACATTTTTGAATCTATTGCTGGTGCCGTATTTCTTGACAGTGGACGTGATACCGGAGCTGTTTGGAAG GTCTTTCAACCTCTGCTGCAACCAATGGTTACTCCAGAGACACTGCCAATGCATCCGGTGCGTGAGCTGCAAGAAAGATGCCAGCAACTGGCTGAAGGCTTGGAATACAAAGCCACTCGAAGTGGAAATGTGGCTACAGTCGAAGTCTTCATTGATGGCATCCAGATGGCAATTGCTCAGAATCCGCAAAAGAAGATGGCACAGAAACTGGCTGCTAGGAATGCACTTGCTGTTTTGAAAGACAAGGAAACAGCTGAAGCAAAAGAGAAGGAGGAgaatgggaagaagaagaagaatggtaGCCAAACATTTACTCGACAAACTTTGAATGACATATGCTTGCGGAAAAATTGGCCCATGCCGTTTTACCG GTGTGTGAATGAGGGTGGCCCTGCACATGCAAAGAAGTTCACATTTGCGGTACGTGTGAATACCTCGGACAGGGGGTGGACAGACGAATGTGTCGGGGAGCCTATGCCCAGTGTTAAGAAGGCCAAGGACTCGGCAGCAGTTCTTCTCTTGGAACTTTTAAATAAGTTATACTCGTGA